The following are from one region of the Pseudodesulfovibrio piezophilus C1TLV30 genome:
- a CDS encoding acylphosphatase, with product MQELRAIIHGKVQRVWFRKWTCELAKELGVTGWVRNRPDGHVEALAQGEPMVLKLFAARLHEGPLLARVSRVESTIGELREHFDSFTTWRQKL from the coding sequence ATGCAGGAACTAAGAGCCATTATCCACGGCAAGGTGCAAAGAGTCTGGTTCAGGAAATGGACCTGTGAGCTGGCAAAGGAATTGGGTGTCACCGGGTGGGTACGAAATCGACCCGATGGTCATGTCGAAGCCCTGGCACAAGGAGAACCGATGGTTCTGAAACTCTTTGCCGCACGGCTGCATGAAGGGCCACTGTTGGCACGGGTCAGCCGAGTCGAATCGACAATCGGAGAACTCCGGGAGCATTTTGACAGCTTTACCACATGGCGTCAGAAACTATGA
- the radC gene encoding RadC family protein, with protein MTVPKKPHYLGHRQRLKEKLAHNPRALADYEVLELLLALVLPRRDTKPLAKELIERFGSLKDAIMARPDQLEGIKGIGDGVRSQWMLTQELHARVGEAVTRSGTSLSDPADVAKAAMARIGNKGVEEFWAAYLDSKNRVIAWERVSKGTVNATPVFPREIMATALRLEAASIILAHNHPGGDPSPSSEDILLTERIRETAHGLDIRILDHLIVTDHDYYSFNEQGRL; from the coding sequence ATGACAGTACCAAAGAAGCCTCACTACCTCGGCCACAGACAACGTCTCAAGGAAAAGCTCGCACACAATCCGCGCGCTTTGGCCGACTATGAAGTGCTGGAGTTGCTCCTTGCGTTGGTTTTGCCACGCAGGGATACAAAACCGCTTGCCAAGGAACTCATCGAGCGGTTCGGTTCTTTGAAAGACGCCATCATGGCCCGACCAGACCAATTGGAAGGTATCAAGGGTATTGGCGACGGAGTTCGGTCGCAATGGATGTTGACACAAGAACTCCATGCCCGCGTGGGGGAAGCTGTCACTCGCAGCGGAACCAGCCTGTCGGACCCGGCAGACGTTGCCAAGGCGGCCATGGCGCGAATCGGCAACAAGGGCGTGGAAGAATTCTGGGCCGCCTATCTCGACTCCAAAAACAGAGTCATCGCCTGGGAGAGAGTGAGCAAAGGGACAGTCAATGCCACACCGGTTTTTCCCAGGGAGATCATGGCTACAGCGCTCAGGCTCGAAGCCGCAAGCATCATCCTGGCGCACAATCATCCTGGTGGTGATCCGTCCCCTTCCAGCGAAGACATTCTCTTGACGGAACGAATCAGGGAGACTGCCCATGGACTGGATATCCGGATTCTGGACCACCTGATAGTCACCGACCATGACTATTACAGTTTTAATGAGCAAGGACGTCTGTAG
- a CDS encoding DNA polymerase III subunit delta, translating to MNRPRYLFFVCPDPELIRLHTDEQLKASGRSDWEHKTFWGDDDDPLPAGYWTDLTIKSLFPQPKALIVRRAHSLKAEYWDKLDAGVKGIGSDVFPIFCLEGQWKGKKAPVPATLSRRNLFKKAQQEGWIWESPGLDRRTLGEFVRNWGATNAITFERGVEQALTQALPVDAVAAKLELEKLDLAAGEQRILRRDHVDLVAQVGEMEFFELMDALGKRGAEASVWKRVINDHFKAAKDQMLFNLIGFLASQARMYWMLISGEETKVKAHPYVKKLKTGVAQRLGRNGIAHMLDLALEAEMSIKTGERKYEEVLDILIAGLIDLFQPRGQATRF from the coding sequence ATGAACCGCCCCCGCTATCTTTTTTTCGTTTGCCCTGACCCGGAGTTGATCCGACTGCACACAGATGAACAACTCAAGGCATCCGGACGTTCCGATTGGGAACACAAAACCTTCTGGGGTGATGATGACGATCCACTTCCTGCCGGTTATTGGACAGACCTGACCATCAAATCACTCTTCCCCCAACCCAAAGCTTTGATCGTACGCCGCGCTCACAGCCTCAAGGCCGAATACTGGGACAAGCTTGATGCCGGGGTCAAAGGCATTGGGTCGGATGTTTTTCCCATTTTTTGTCTGGAAGGCCAATGGAAGGGAAAAAAAGCTCCGGTCCCAGCCACTCTGTCCCGCAGGAATCTTTTCAAAAAGGCCCAACAGGAAGGTTGGATATGGGAATCCCCCGGATTGGACCGCCGAACTTTGGGAGAATTCGTACGGAATTGGGGAGCCACGAACGCGATAACTTTCGAACGGGGAGTCGAACAGGCCTTGACTCAAGCCCTTCCCGTGGATGCCGTAGCCGCCAAACTGGAGTTGGAGAAATTGGACCTGGCAGCCGGAGAGCAACGAATTCTCCGCCGCGATCATGTTGATCTTGTGGCACAAGTCGGCGAAATGGAATTTTTCGAACTCATGGATGCCCTTGGCAAGCGCGGGGCCGAGGCCTCTGTCTGGAAACGGGTCATCAATGATCACTTCAAAGCGGCCAAGGATCAAATGTTATTCAACCTGATCGGATTCCTCGCCAGTCAGGCGCGCATGTACTGGATGCTGATCAGTGGGGAGGAGACCAAAGTCAAAGCTCATCCCTATGTCAAGAAACTCAAGACGGGAGTTGCACAACGGCTGGGTCGAAACGGTATAGCCCACATGCTGGATCTCGCCCTTGAGGCTGAGATGTCCATCAAGACCGGAGAGCGCAAATATGAAGAAGTACTTGATATTCTCATTGCCGGTCTCATTGATCTTTTCCAGCCTCGCGGCCAGGCCACTCGTTTTTAG
- the lptE gene encoding LPS assembly lipoprotein LptE translates to MKFLRYIIFLLPLMLMACGYGFGNAGHSVLARNFRTITITKVENPTMQTWLEPRIRKLLRDELGARSNITWTDDREEADAFLEFKIVKYYRPTAVEGEDDDTLRSTARFEFQAVIKSAVDSHVVWASGTINQSWPFYSGQESEADKEVTRLGIRRLADRLSQNY, encoded by the coding sequence ATGAAATTCCTTCGCTATATCATTTTTCTGCTGCCCCTCATGCTCATGGCGTGCGGATACGGTTTCGGCAATGCCGGACACTCGGTCCTCGCCCGCAACTTTCGTACAATAACCATCACCAAAGTGGAAAACCCAACCATGCAGACATGGCTGGAACCCCGTATCCGCAAATTGCTCAGGGATGAACTGGGCGCACGTTCTAATATCACATGGACCGATGACAGAGAGGAGGCTGACGCCTTCCTCGAATTCAAGATAGTCAAGTATTACCGACCCACTGCCGTGGAAGGTGAAGATGATGACACGCTGCGATCCACAGCGCGATTCGAATTTCAGGCAGTTATCAAATCAGCTGTAGACAGCCATGTCGTCTGGGCATCCGGAACAATCAATCAGAGCTGGCCTTTCTATTCCGGCCAGGAAAGTGAAGCGGATAAAGAGGTCACCCGGCTCGGGATACGTCGCCTGGCAGATCGTCTATCCCAGAACTACTAA
- the wtpA gene encoding tungstate ABC transporter substrate-binding protein WtpA: MTCRHFLCSLYMIIGLIFLSATHAGAEPSGTLVIYHAGSLTVPLQAMTKEFQARYPDVKIRTKAGGSTKMARLISETGEQTDIMASADYVVIDKNLIPDFASWNIQFASNQIVLCYTKTSRMAETINQDNWYEILQNKNVIWGHSDPDLDPCGYRSLMVLQLAEKFYAKNGLYAACMQNRPPENVRPKAKELVALLKHGEMDYAFEYLSVAVQHNLEYIALDRHINLGDVAMDNFYRQARVTVTGKKTGTTLERVGKSITYGVTLLDKAPNREAAEAFLSYLLDPAGGLEVLKKMGQPPFIPARTRATMFPRLPETFRDQVVAQ; this comes from the coding sequence ATGACTTGTCGCCATTTCTTGTGCTCTTTATACATGATTATCGGATTGATATTCCTGTCAGCGACACACGCTGGAGCCGAACCCTCCGGCACGCTTGTAATATACCATGCCGGAAGCCTCACCGTACCGTTGCAAGCCATGACCAAAGAATTCCAGGCCCGATACCCGGATGTCAAAATCAGGACCAAAGCCGGGGGAAGTACCAAGATGGCCCGCCTCATTTCGGAAACCGGAGAACAGACAGACATCATGGCCTCCGCCGATTATGTCGTCATCGACAAAAATCTGATCCCTGATTTCGCTTCATGGAATATCCAGTTTGCCTCCAACCAAATCGTACTTTGCTATACCAAAACCAGTCGGATGGCTGAAACTATCAATCAGGATAACTGGTATGAAATCCTCCAGAATAAAAATGTCATATGGGGCCACTCGGACCCGGACCTGGACCCGTGCGGCTATAGGAGTCTCATGGTTCTGCAACTGGCGGAAAAGTTTTATGCAAAGAATGGACTCTATGCGGCCTGCATGCAAAACCGACCGCCGGAAAACGTTCGCCCCAAAGCCAAGGAGCTTGTGGCACTGCTCAAACATGGCGAAATGGATTATGCATTCGAATACCTTTCCGTGGCGGTCCAGCACAACCTGGAATATATCGCACTGGATCGGCACATCAATCTTGGAGATGTCGCCATGGATAACTTCTATCGGCAAGCCCGCGTCACCGTGACCGGGAAAAAAACCGGAACAACTCTCGAAAGAGTTGGTAAATCTATCACCTACGGCGTCACCCTGCTCGACAAGGCTCCGAACAGGGAAGCCGCTGAAGCCTTTCTCTCCTATCTCCTGGATCCGGCTGGTGGGCTTGAAGTACTCAAAAAGATGGGGCAACCCCCTTTTATTCCGGCTCGCACACGCGCAACCATGTTCCCACGCTTACCTGAGACGTTCAGAGATCAAGTCGTTGCTCAATAG
- the leuS gene encoding leucine--tRNA ligase: MALGKYDPEAIEKKWQQEWQNSCCFEVEVDESKPKYYVLEMFPYPSGKIHMGHVRNYSIGDVVARFKTMQGFNVLHPMGWDAFGLPAENAAIKNETHPAKWTYQNISEMREQLQRLGYSYDWRREIATCRPEYYKWEQKFFLKFLEKGLAYRKDSPQNWCPDCNTVLANEQVEDGLCWRCDSVVEQKDMEQWFLRITDYADELLKDLEMLDGGWPERVLTMQRNWIGKSYGAELTFQVKDMAETITVFTTRPDTVYGATFMSVAAEHPMVESLIAEAENKDEIESFINNIRNMDRIKRGADDLEKEGIFTGRYCINPVTGAEIPIFIANFVLMGYGTGAVMAVPAHDQRDFEFARKYNLSLKIVINPKELHDKGEILAESDLEAAYAAPGYLVNSDKFDGMLNEDAKQAIVEHLDSSGKGTMAVNYRLRDWNISRQRFWGAPIPIIYCKECGTVPVPEDQLPLMLPENAQVRKDGKSPLPQMEEFVNCDCPHCGKPARRETDTFDTFFESSWYYMRYCDPRNETEPFSQEATDYWMNVDQYIGGIEHAILHLLYSRFFTKALRDTGFIKATEPFANLLTQGMVLKDGGKMSKSKGNVVDPNAMISQYGADATRLFILFASPPIKELEWSDQGIEGAFRFLNRLWRLVEDQQDRLKPVGPASFDAPQTEAEKQLRFKEHDTIRRATRDIENEFQFNTVIAAIMELVNEMYHLKDQLAEENPEALSSAVATAVTLLSPVTPHICEELWQATGHAQSLTKQAWPIFDEKALVKDEVTMVVQVNGKVRGKFQAPNNAPKDEAEKIALGMENVVKFIEDKTVRKVIVIPNRLVNIVAN, encoded by the coding sequence ATGGCCTTAGGCAAATACGACCCGGAAGCAATTGAGAAAAAATGGCAACAGGAATGGCAGAATTCCTGTTGCTTCGAAGTCGAGGTGGACGAGAGCAAACCCAAGTACTATGTGCTTGAAATGTTTCCCTATCCTTCGGGCAAGATCCATATGGGGCACGTCCGTAATTACTCCATCGGCGACGTGGTTGCCCGCTTCAAGACCATGCAGGGGTTCAATGTCCTGCATCCCATGGGGTGGGATGCCTTTGGTCTGCCTGCTGAGAATGCGGCCATCAAGAATGAAACCCACCCGGCCAAGTGGACCTACCAGAACATTTCCGAGATGCGTGAACAACTCCAGCGCCTCGGGTACTCCTACGACTGGCGACGCGAGATCGCTACCTGCCGCCCGGAATACTATAAATGGGAACAGAAATTCTTCCTCAAATTCCTGGAAAAAGGCCTCGCATATCGCAAAGACTCACCACAGAACTGGTGTCCGGACTGCAATACCGTTCTGGCCAATGAACAGGTCGAGGACGGATTGTGCTGGCGCTGTGATTCTGTTGTCGAGCAAAAAGACATGGAGCAGTGGTTCCTGCGCATCACCGATTATGCAGATGAATTGCTCAAGGATCTGGAAATGCTGGATGGCGGGTGGCCTGAACGTGTCCTGACCATGCAACGGAACTGGATAGGTAAAAGCTACGGAGCCGAACTGACGTTCCAGGTCAAGGACATGGCCGAAACCATCACGGTCTTCACCACCCGTCCCGACACCGTGTACGGGGCCACTTTCATGTCCGTGGCAGCCGAACATCCCATGGTCGAATCACTGATCGCCGAGGCGGAGAATAAGGACGAAATAGAATCTTTTATCAACAACATCAGGAATATGGACCGCATCAAACGCGGAGCCGATGATCTGGAAAAAGAAGGCATTTTCACTGGTAGATACTGTATCAATCCCGTCACAGGTGCAGAAATACCCATATTCATCGCCAACTTCGTGCTGATGGGGTACGGGACCGGAGCAGTCATGGCTGTCCCGGCTCATGATCAGCGTGATTTCGAATTTGCCCGCAAATACAATCTTTCGCTCAAAATCGTCATCAACCCTAAAGAGTTGCACGACAAGGGCGAAATCTTGGCCGAATCCGATCTGGAAGCTGCCTATGCCGCTCCCGGCTATCTCGTCAACTCGGATAAGTTTGACGGCATGCTCAATGAAGATGCCAAACAGGCAATAGTCGAGCACTTGGACTCCTCCGGCAAAGGCACCATGGCCGTCAATTACCGCCTGCGGGATTGGAATATCTCTCGCCAACGCTTCTGGGGCGCACCCATTCCCATTATCTATTGCAAAGAGTGCGGAACGGTCCCGGTCCCTGAAGACCAACTGCCGCTGATGCTTCCTGAAAATGCGCAGGTCAGAAAAGATGGCAAGTCCCCTCTTCCCCAAATGGAAGAGTTCGTCAACTGCGACTGCCCACACTGTGGCAAGCCCGCACGCCGAGAAACGGACACATTTGATACTTTCTTCGAATCGTCCTGGTACTACATGCGGTACTGCGACCCGCGCAATGAAACGGAACCATTCAGCCAGGAAGCCACTGACTACTGGATGAACGTGGATCAGTATATCGGTGGCATCGAACATGCCATTTTACATCTGCTGTACTCACGTTTTTTCACCAAGGCGCTTCGTGACACCGGATTCATTAAGGCAACCGAACCGTTTGCAAACCTGCTGACGCAGGGAATGGTGCTCAAGGATGGCGGCAAGATGTCCAAATCCAAGGGCAACGTAGTCGATCCCAATGCCATGATCAGCCAGTACGGAGCAGATGCAACTCGCCTCTTTATCCTGTTTGCTTCTCCGCCTATCAAGGAATTGGAGTGGTCAGACCAGGGTATCGAGGGCGCATTCCGCTTCCTCAACCGCCTCTGGCGACTTGTGGAAGACCAGCAGGACCGATTGAAACCTGTTGGTCCGGCCTCATTTGACGCGCCCCAGACCGAAGCTGAAAAGCAACTTCGGTTCAAGGAGCATGACACTATTCGCCGGGCCACTCGCGATATTGAAAACGAATTCCAATTCAACACAGTCATCGCGGCCATCATGGAACTGGTCAATGAGATGTACCACCTCAAGGACCAATTGGCCGAAGAGAACCCTGAGGCTCTGTCGTCTGCCGTTGCCACAGCAGTCACCCTGCTTTCTCCGGTTACACCCCATATCTGTGAAGAATTGTGGCAGGCAACAGGACATGCACAGAGCCTGACGAAACAGGCATGGCCGATCTTTGACGAAAAAGCCTTAGTCAAGGATGAAGTCACCATGGTTGTCCAGGTCAACGGCAAAGTTCGCGGCAAGTTCCAGGCTCCCAACAACGCCCCCAAGGACGAGGCGGAAAAGATCGCCCTTGGCATGGAAAACGTGGTCAAATTCATTGAGGACAAGACAGTCCGCAAGGTCATTGTCATCCCCAACAGACTCGTCAATATCGTTGCCAACTAG
- the nusB gene encoding transcription antitermination factor NusB, translated as MSGKKKGNRPGIRRVGRTLAFQVLYGTQFVDAKNPMSIEDQFDINPLVLEEESETARQFARDLVLGVDAKRTELDATIRDNSQHWKIERIALVELSILRLSLYEMIYTDIPVKAAINEAIELSKTFGDEKSRSFVNGMLDGAAKNLKN; from the coding sequence ATGTCCGGTAAAAAAAAGGGCAACAGGCCCGGCATCCGCAGGGTTGGACGCACCCTCGCCTTTCAGGTGCTCTATGGTACGCAGTTCGTCGACGCGAAGAACCCCATGAGCATTGAAGACCAGTTCGATATCAACCCCCTTGTGCTGGAAGAAGAATCCGAAACTGCACGTCAGTTTGCACGAGATCTGGTACTGGGCGTTGATGCCAAACGTACCGAGTTGGACGCGACCATCCGTGACAATTCCCAACACTGGAAAATCGAACGAATCGCTCTAGTGGAGTTGTCCATTCTCAGACTCTCCCTTTACGAAATGATCTACACAGACATCCCGGTCAAGGCCGCCATCAATGAAGCCATTGAGCTGTCCAAAACGTTTGGGGATGAAAAATCCCGCTCATTCGTCAATGGTATGCTCGACGGAGCGGCAAAGAACCTCAAAAACTAG
- the ribH gene encoding 6,7-dimethyl-8-ribityllumazine synthase, producing the protein MPVKTIEGQLNAQGVKIAIVAARFNDFIVDRLISGATDYFVRHGGSEDNLTLVRLPGAFELPIAAQKLARSGDYDGVVVLGAVIRGATPHFDYVCNECAKGVAQASMETGVPMGFGLLTCDSLDQAIERAGSKGGNKGVEAASALLETIRVLEQI; encoded by the coding sequence ATGCCCGTAAAGACTATCGAAGGCCAACTGAACGCCCAAGGCGTCAAAATTGCCATTGTGGCTGCCCGGTTCAATGATTTCATTGTCGATCGCCTCATTTCCGGAGCCACGGACTACTTCGTCCGGCACGGTGGAAGCGAAGACAACCTGACTCTGGTCCGTCTGCCAGGTGCTTTCGAACTGCCCATCGCGGCGCAAAAACTGGCTCGTTCCGGTGATTATGACGGTGTCGTGGTCCTCGGTGCAGTCATTCGCGGAGCGACCCCTCATTTTGATTATGTCTGTAACGAATGCGCCAAAGGTGTCGCCCAGGCGAGCATGGAAACAGGCGTTCCCATGGGCTTTGGTCTGCTGACCTGTGACTCTCTGGATCAAGCCATTGAACGTGCAGGCTCCAAGGGCGGAAACAAGGGAGTTGAGGCTGCCTCAGCCCTGCTTGAAACCATCCGCGTACTGGAACAGATCTAG
- a CDS encoding bifunctional 3,4-dihydroxy-2-butanone-4-phosphate synthase/GTP cyclohydrolase II has protein sequence MGLCTIEEAIEDIRQGKMVIMVDDEDRENEGDLVCAAEAVTPEIINFMATYGRGLICLPMSNEMADNLGLQLMAQKNESGFGTNFTVSIEAREGVTTGISAADRATTILTAVEDGADETSIVTPGHIFPLRAKDGGVLVRAGQTEGGSDIARLAGFKPAAVICEIMNEDGTMARLPDLEIYAKKHDLKICSVADLIAYRMKFNGHCVEKIAEATLPTRWGNFKSVAFHSECDGKTHIALYMGDITPDEPTLVRVHSECLTGDVFGSLRCDCGPQLADAMCMIRNEGKGVLVYMRQEGRGIGLGNKIKAYHLQDLGFDTVEANVKLGFPPDMREYGTGAQILVALGVSKMKLMTNNPKKMVGLEGYGLKVTERVPIEVDACEINVKYLKTKRDKMDHMIKVDEK, from the coding sequence ATGGGATTGTGCACAATCGAAGAGGCCATTGAAGATATCCGCCAAGGCAAAATGGTCATCATGGTGGACGACGAAGATCGCGAGAACGAAGGCGATCTGGTTTGCGCTGCGGAAGCGGTCACCCCTGAGATCATCAACTTTATGGCGACCTATGGCCGTGGATTGATCTGCCTGCCCATGAGCAACGAGATGGCTGACAATCTGGGCCTGCAACTGATGGCCCAGAAAAACGAATCCGGGTTCGGCACCAACTTCACGGTTTCCATCGAAGCCCGTGAAGGAGTGACCACAGGCATCTCCGCTGCCGACCGCGCGACCACCATCCTGACCGCAGTCGAGGACGGAGCAGATGAAACTTCCATAGTCACGCCGGGACATATTTTTCCCCTACGGGCCAAAGACGGCGGCGTCCTGGTCCGCGCCGGACAAACAGAAGGTGGTTCCGATATCGCCCGGCTGGCCGGGTTCAAGCCCGCAGCCGTTATTTGCGAAATCATGAATGAAGATGGAACCATGGCTCGCTTGCCCGACCTTGAAATTTACGCGAAAAAGCACGATCTCAAAATATGCTCTGTAGCTGACCTTATCGCTTACCGCATGAAATTCAACGGTCACTGCGTTGAAAAAATTGCCGAGGCCACCCTCCCGACCCGCTGGGGTAATTTCAAATCCGTGGCGTTCCACTCCGAGTGCGACGGCAAGACACATATCGCCTTGTACATGGGAGACATTACCCCGGACGAACCGACATTGGTTCGCGTTCACTCCGAGTGCCTGACTGGCGATGTGTTCGGTTCCCTGCGCTGCGATTGCGGCCCTCAGTTGGCCGACGCCATGTGCATGATTCGTAACGAGGGCAAGGGAGTTCTTGTCTACATGCGCCAAGAAGGCAGAGGAATCGGCCTGGGTAACAAAATCAAGGCATACCACCTGCAAGACCTGGGATTTGATACGGTCGAAGCCAACGTCAAGCTCGGCTTCCCGCCGGATATGCGCGAATACGGCACAGGAGCGCAAATTCTGGTTGCTCTCGGCGTCTCCAAGATGAAACTCATGACCAATAATCCTAAAAAGATGGTGGGACTTGAAGGCTACGGGCTGAAAGTTACCGAGCGCGTCCCCATTGAAGTGGACGCATGTGAGATCAATGTAAAATATCTTAAGACCAAGCGTGACAAGATGGATCACATGATCAAAGTTGACGAAAAGTAA
- a CDS encoding diguanylate cyclase, with protein MTTSRETRRFRDRITFMVQASLVAVLIAIGLYSAIYQLDRRLIQNQWLESSRAHFKHIMLTRKWHAAHGNIYVEQSAGNGIQTPWKGETVTTLDGHVLTRSAPASMTGEISRLAHANDLFSYHMAGLKPLNAANAPDSFERTALLSFHNGALESTQKETRDGRTLFRYMAPLKATDDCLFCHAGQGIKIGDVLGGISLNLDISNQQKALHDNLLIFLALGGMTAALIIVIMNTMTLRLRRQLAQAERRISRLTVTDELTGLINRHAFFDRLREEVDRDARYGTNLSLIFIDIDNLSALNEIHGHPAGDTALTEVARLLSANIRTSDIIARYGGEEFAIILPSQGTEDAAIAAEKLRNVVEVNDLAMEGPRLNVTISAGVASVGELEPHNGSTKNILIQAAWYALKQAKESGKNTVKVYTPRTESTTL; from the coding sequence ATGACGACATCACGGGAGACACGTCGTTTCAGGGACAGGATCACATTTATGGTCCAGGCAAGCCTGGTGGCGGTTCTTATCGCCATCGGATTGTATTCGGCAATCTATCAGCTTGACAGACGGCTTATTCAAAATCAATGGCTTGAAAGTTCGAGAGCACACTTCAAACATATCATGCTGACCCGCAAGTGGCATGCAGCTCACGGGAATATTTACGTCGAGCAATCAGCCGGCAACGGCATCCAGACACCCTGGAAAGGCGAAACCGTTACCACCCTCGACGGTCATGTCCTCACACGAAGTGCGCCAGCCTCCATGACCGGTGAAATTTCCAGACTGGCACATGCCAATGATCTTTTCAGCTACCACATGGCAGGCCTGAAACCGCTCAACGCGGCCAATGCCCCGGACTCATTTGAACGTACAGCACTCCTTTCATTTCACAACGGAGCACTGGAATCGACACAGAAAGAGACCAGGGACGGACGAACCCTCTTCCGCTATATGGCACCACTCAAAGCCACGGACGACTGTCTCTTCTGCCATGCCGGACAAGGGATCAAAATCGGTGATGTCCTCGGAGGCATCTCCCTGAATCTTGATATCTCCAATCAGCAGAAAGCCCTTCATGACAATCTGCTCATATTTCTGGCTCTCGGCGGGATGACGGCCGCCCTAATCATTGTCATCATGAACACTATGACCTTGCGGCTACGCCGACAATTGGCTCAAGCAGAACGGCGAATAAGCCGATTGACTGTCACAGATGAACTGACCGGACTCATCAACCGACATGCTTTTTTTGATCGATTGCGAGAGGAAGTAGACCGAGATGCCCGCTACGGAACAAACCTTTCTCTCATATTTATTGATATCGACAATTTGAGCGCATTAAATGAGATTCATGGGCACCCGGCTGGCGATACTGCTCTGACCGAAGTCGCCCGTCTGCTCAGTGCCAACATTCGAACCTCAGACATCATCGCACGATATGGCGGCGAGGAATTTGCGATCATTCTCCCTTCTCAAGGGACGGAAGACGCGGCCATCGCAGCCGAAAAGTTGCGCAATGTCGTTGAAGTCAACGACCTTGCCATGGAAGGGCCACGCCTCAATGTGACGATCAGCGCCGGGGTCGCTTCAGTCGGAGAACTTGAGCCGCACAATGGCAGTACCAAGAACATCCTGATCCAGGCGGCATGGTATGCGCTCAAACAGGCCAAGGAAAGCGGTAAAAACACGGTCAAGGTTTACACTCCCAGGACAGAGTCAACCACACTGTAG
- a CDS encoding glycosyltransferase family 2 protein has translation MEGILFSIITPSTGLRPKALQKAVDSVEQAARFAGLEKGQLEILIGFDGVKGRVPTSVYPVRSFNLPIDNDWGNGIRNMLLKIAGGDKLIFLDDDNVLKPHALRTYLKHFDAEMIIGRIDTQLAFDKPFLPVEDAGSLVRQGNIDPLCLCVSRRLVVDRCNGWDYPGKYEADYLNILNWHRKAHSMTVIEEIVGIYDAGRNLDHNALSRRQQNLLDRLAGERSMVPASKDYNSSAPLREVTP, from the coding sequence ATGGAAGGCATACTCTTTTCGATCATCACCCCCTCCACAGGCCTGAGACCGAAGGCGCTGCAAAAGGCAGTGGATTCTGTCGAGCAAGCGGCACGGTTCGCAGGACTGGAAAAGGGACAACTGGAAATCCTCATAGGCTTTGACGGAGTCAAGGGGCGTGTGCCCACAAGCGTCTACCCAGTTCGAAGCTTCAACCTACCCATTGATAATGATTGGGGAAACGGCATACGCAACATGCTGCTCAAGATAGCGGGCGGTGACAAGCTCATATTCCTAGATGATGACAATGTCCTCAAGCCGCATGCACTGCGTACCTACCTGAAGCATTTCGACGCTGAAATGATCATAGGACGGATTGATACACAACTGGCATTCGACAAGCCTTTTCTGCCGGTGGAAGACGCAGGTTCTCTTGTTCGGCAAGGAAATATTGACCCCTTGTGCCTGTGTGTTTCCCGCCGACTGGTCGTCGACCGTTGCAATGGATGGGACTATCCAGGCAAGTACGAAGCCGATTACCTGAATATTCTGAACTGGCATCGCAAAGCGCACAGCATGACTGTTATTGAAGAGATTGTCGGCATCTACGATGCAGGCCGCAATCTCGATCATAACGCACTCTCGAGACGACAACAGAACCTGCTCGACAGGTTAGCCGGAGAACGAAGCATGGTACCGGCTTCCAAGGATTACAACTCATCTGCTCCCCTACGAGAAGTCACCCCCTGA